One segment of Thermodesulfovibrio sp. 3907-1M DNA contains the following:
- a CDS encoding metal-dependent transcriptional regulator has product MNAEIKLELTENLEDYLYDIFEILKTAPIARIKDIAKKRNVKLSSAVIAAKSLAEKGLINYQKYEYITLTEKGLKIAKEIENKKKILYKFLTEILKVTPESAQRDAHKMEHDLSEETIKKIIEFTKNFKGIS; this is encoded by the coding sequence GTGAATGCTGAAATAAAATTAGAACTAACTGAAAATCTTGAAGACTATTTATATGATATCTTTGAAATTTTGAAAACTGCTCCTATTGCAAGAATAAAGGATATTGCAAAAAAAAGAAATGTAAAACTTTCCAGTGCAGTTATTGCTGCAAAAAGCCTTGCTGAAAAAGGTTTGATAAACTATCAGAAATATGAGTATATTACACTAACTGAAAAAGGACTTAAAATAGCAAAAGAAATTGAAAATAAAAAGAAAATACTTTATAAATTTTTAACTGAAATTCTTAAAGTAACTCCAGAATCTGCTCAAAGAGATGCTCATAAGATGGAACATGATTTATCAGAGGAAACAATAAAGAAGATTATTGAGTTTACGAAAAATTTTAAAGGCATCTCTTAA
- a CDS encoding cysteine synthase family protein, which produces MSVLDVIGNTPLIRLDRINPNPKVLLYGKFEGANPGGSVKDRTAFYMIKEAEEKGLLTKDRIILEPTSGNTGIGLAMIAAAKGYRIKLVMPACVSVERRRVLEALGAELILSSAEESTDGAIKLAYQIYEEAPELYFMPNQFDNEANIRAHYETTGKEIIEQTKGEVTHFVAGMGTTGTVMGVSKRLKEFNSNIQIIGVEPVPGHRIQGLKNMSESIVPKIFDPSRLDEKIYVNDEEAFDTTRKLAIREGVFVGMSSGAAMHVALKKASELRSGVIVVILPDRGDRYLSTSLFASICSKCPP; this is translated from the coding sequence ATGAGCGTTTTAGATGTTATAGGAAATACGCCACTTATAAGGCTTGACAGAATTAATCCAAATCCGAAAGTATTGCTATACGGAAAATTTGAGGGAGCAAATCCTGGTGGTTCTGTTAAAGACAGAACTGCTTTTTACATGATAAAAGAAGCAGAAGAAAAAGGCTTACTTACAAAGGATAGAATAATACTTGAACCGACTTCAGGCAATACAGGTATAGGGCTTGCGATGATTGCTGCAGCTAAAGGATACAGGATAAAACTTGTAATGCCTGCCTGTGTGAGTGTGGAAAGAAGAAGAGTCCTTGAAGCGCTTGGTGCAGAATTAATTCTATCTTCTGCTGAAGAAAGCACTGATGGAGCAATAAAGCTTGCCTATCAGATATACGAGGAAGCACCTGAGCTTTATTTTATGCCAAATCAGTTTGACAATGAAGCCAACATAAGGGCTCATTATGAAACAACTGGAAAAGAAATTATAGAGCAAACAAAGGGTGAAGTCACTCATTTTGTGGCAGGGATGGGGACAACAGGAACAGTTATGGGCGTAAGTAAACGCCTTAAAGAGTTTAATAGCAATATTCAGATCATCGGAGTTGAACCTGTGCCAGGACACAGAATTCAGGGATTGAAAAATATGTCTGAATCAATTGTGCCTAAAATTTTTGATCCATCAAGGCTTGATGAAAAAATTTATGTAAATGATGAAGAAGCATTTGATACAACGAGGAAATTAGCAATAAGAGAAGGAGTATTTGTTGGAATGTCCTCTGGTGCTGCAATGCATGTAGCATTGAAAAAAGCCAGTGAACTTCGTAGTGGAGTTATTGTTGTAATTTTACCTGACAGGGGAGACAGATACCTTTCAACATCACTTTTTGCATCAATCTGCAGCAAATGCCCACCGTAA